One segment of Oscillospiraceae bacterium MB08-C2-2 DNA contains the following:
- a CDS encoding DUF6550 family protein, translated as MKNMNAKTKKWLAVTGCLALCAVLVVLIGQQFITPKPVDTSPSPQSSEVSNVTVDPRVPDSTEKEKKVTVTPPDTTQPTNIDNGTVSSGKEQTIQGDATKPEYTEEQLKDPTQKPDGEKVTEPPKPVDHDKVEKPKDTPKNNNQPQGGETKDGKIYVPGFGWIDDNGGGGQGTTVDGDGDINKQVGNMGE; from the coding sequence ATGAAAAATATGAATGCTAAAACGAAGAAATGGCTGGCCGTAACCGGATGCCTCGCCCTCTGTGCGGTACTTGTGGTGCTGATCGGACAGCAGTTCATAACCCCAAAGCCGGTGGATACCTCGCCCTCACCCCAAAGCTCCGAAGTGAGTAATGTGACGGTGGACCCCAGAGTGCCGGATAGCACAGAGAAAGAAAAAAAGGTCACCGTAACCCCGCCTGATACCACCCAACCGACAAACATCGACAACGGTACGGTTTCCAGTGGCAAGGAGCAGACCATCCAAGGCGATGCAACCAAGCCCGAATATACTGAGGAACAGCTCAAAGACCCCACGCAGAAACCTGACGGCGAAAAGGTCACGGAGCCTCCCAAGCCTGTCGACCATGATAAGGTGGAAAAGCCCAAGGATACCCCCAAAAACAACAATCAGCCGCAGGGCGGCGAAACCAAGGACGGCAAGATTTATGTGCCGGGTTTCGGGTGGATTGACGATAACGGCGGTGGAGGTCAAGGCACAACTGTAGACGGTGACGGCGATATCAATAAACAAGTCGGCAATATGGGGGAATAA
- a CDS encoding DUF4320 family protein: MLKILKSKAGEGYIDVAVLVLCAMLVIALAVKVFPVYIQKQQIDTFAVELMREAEIAGQVGSETNRREQFLREKTGLTPTVTWSKTGRIQLNEEVTVTVTYQSNIGLFGGFGSFPITLKADAAGKSEVYWK; the protein is encoded by the coding sequence GTGCTGAAAATACTGAAAAGCAAAGCTGGCGAAGGCTACATTGATGTGGCGGTGCTGGTGCTGTGCGCCATGCTGGTCATTGCCCTGGCGGTCAAGGTGTTTCCTGTCTATATCCAAAAGCAGCAGATCGACACCTTTGCCGTGGAGCTCATGCGGGAAGCGGAAATTGCCGGACAGGTCGGCAGCGAAACCAACCGCCGTGAACAATTCCTGCGGGAAAAAACCGGACTGACCCCCACCGTGACATGGTCCAAGACCGGCAGGATTCAGCTCAATGAAGAAGTCACGGTGACAGTCACCTACCAGTCCAACATCGGGCTGTTCGGCGGGTTCGGCTCCTTTCCGATTACACTCAAGGCTGATGCTGCGGGAAAATCAGAAGTCTATTGGAAGTAG
- a CDS encoding secretion protein F, which yields MTIYIFLFGVLLSAGLFFITADLLRLPTLATQKAMLSAGKQDKAKPKATDALLRNAAIRLARYIRMDEYKKSRMENVLSAAGLSDSPELFTAMAIVKAINIALCIIPCLIVLPLLAPIVLFAAILVYFKEIRKADEALAAKRGKIEQELPRFVATITQELKASRDVLSMLENFKRNVGEDFSAELDILTADMRSSSYEAALTRFEARFNSPMLSDITRGLIGVLRGDDGGMYFQMLAHDMKQLELQRLKAQAMKIPPKIRVFSFAMLMCFLMTYMAIIVYEIITSLGGMF from the coding sequence ATGACAATCTACATCTTTTTATTCGGAGTCCTCCTATCGGCAGGGCTCTTTTTCATTACCGCCGATCTGCTGCGGCTGCCCACTCTCGCCACCCAAAAGGCGATGCTGTCGGCGGGAAAGCAGGACAAGGCAAAACCGAAAGCCACCGATGCACTGCTGCGAAACGCCGCCATCCGGCTTGCCCGGTATATCCGAATGGATGAGTACAAGAAAAGCCGAATGGAAAATGTGCTGTCGGCGGCAGGGCTTTCCGATTCGCCGGAGCTGTTCACGGCAATGGCAATCGTCAAGGCGATAAATATTGCGCTTTGCATCATTCCCTGCCTTATCGTCCTCCCGCTGCTGGCGCCCATTGTACTGTTCGCCGCCATACTGGTCTACTTCAAGGAGATCCGCAAGGCGGACGAGGCTCTGGCAGCGAAACGAGGCAAAATCGAACAGGAATTGCCCCGCTTCGTTGCAACCATCACCCAGGAACTGAAAGCCAGCCGGGATGTGCTGTCCATGCTGGAGAATTTCAAGAGAAATGTGGGCGAGGATTTTTCCGCAGAGCTTGACATCCTCACGGCGGATATGCGCTCATCCAGCTACGAGGCGGCGCTGACGAGGTTCGAGGCGAGATTCAATTCGCCCATGCTCTCGGATATCACGCGAGGGCTAATCGGCGTACTTCGCGGGGATGACGGCGGGATGTATTTTCAGATGTTGGCACACGATATGAAGCAACTGGAACTCCAGCGTCTGAAAGCGCAGGCCATGAAGATTCCGCCCAAAATCCGAGTGTTTTCCTTTGCCATGCTGATGTGCTTTCTCATGACCTACATGGCGATCATTGTCTATGAAATCATCACATCCCTCGGCGGGATGTTTTAA
- a CDS encoding CpaF/VirB11 family protein: MLGKKRNAPAFAKGKNKAQAEQEQKKQTQNQPSTPQATAPALSNTMDQESTVNRPVDFAGTNRAHTLFFTPEAEGKDFSSVLADVQEYISEHYSTLITAGGEDAKAQLKRYITKYVQDRRVSVNGMSGGKLAEALYTEMAEFGFLTKYIFGTGIEEIDINSWRDIEVQYSDGRTVKLEERFESPQHAVNVIRRMLHISGMVLDNASPIVLGHLSKNIRIAVLKSPIVDEDVGIAASIRIVNPQSMKKEDFVGSGTATDPMLDFLSLCIRYGISVCVAGATSSGKTTVAGWVLTTVPDNKRIYTIENGSRELALVREKDGKVVNSVIHTLTRDSDNDRQRIDQTNLLDYALRFNPDIIVVGEMRGAEANAAQEAARTGVAVLTTIHSNSCEATYRRMVSLCKRAVDMSDQTLMDYVTEAYPIVVFCKQLENKQRRMMEIQECEILPDGTRRYRPLFQYVITENRMEDGKFIIEGHHEQINTISDSLAKRLLENGMPQAVIESLRGKEAQSA; encoded by the coding sequence ATGTTAGGGAAAAAGAGAAATGCCCCGGCATTTGCCAAGGGGAAAAATAAAGCACAGGCCGAACAGGAGCAGAAAAAGCAGACACAAAACCAGCCATCCACACCCCAGGCAACGGCTCCTGCTTTGAGCAACACCATGGATCAGGAGTCTACGGTGAACCGCCCGGTGGATTTTGCAGGGACAAACCGCGCTCATACGCTATTCTTCACACCGGAAGCAGAGGGCAAGGATTTCTCTTCGGTCCTTGCCGATGTGCAGGAGTATATTTCCGAACATTACAGCACCCTCATCACTGCGGGCGGCGAAGATGCCAAGGCGCAGCTCAAACGCTACATCACCAAGTATGTTCAGGACCGCCGTGTTTCGGTAAACGGCATGAGCGGCGGCAAGCTGGCGGAGGCTCTCTACACCGAAATGGCGGAGTTCGGATTTCTGACGAAATATATCTTTGGCACCGGAATCGAGGAAATCGACATCAACTCGTGGCGGGATATTGAGGTGCAGTATTCGGACGGCCGCACGGTCAAGCTGGAGGAACGCTTTGAAAGCCCCCAGCACGCCGTCAATGTGATTCGCAGGATGCTCCACATCAGCGGCATGGTCTTAGACAACGCCAGTCCCATCGTGTTGGGGCATCTTTCTAAAAACATCCGAATTGCCGTCCTTAAAAGCCCCATTGTGGACGAGGATGTAGGCATCGCCGCATCCATCCGTATTGTCAACCCGCAGAGCATGAAAAAAGAAGATTTTGTGGGGAGCGGTACGGCGACCGACCCCATGCTGGACTTTTTATCCCTCTGCATCCGCTACGGCATATCGGTCTGCGTAGCGGGAGCAACCAGCTCCGGCAAAACCACTGTGGCAGGCTGGGTGCTGACCACTGTGCCGGACAACAAAAGAATCTATACCATCGAAAACGGCTCCCGTGAGCTGGCATTGGTTCGGGAAAAGGACGGCAAGGTGGTCAATTCGGTCATCCATACCTTGACCCGCGACAGCGACAATGACCGCCAGCGCATCGACCAAACCAACCTCCTGGACTATGCGCTCCGTTTCAATCCGGACATCATCGTGGTTGGTGAAATGAGAGGCGCCGAGGCCAATGCCGCCCAAGAAGCCGCCCGAACCGGCGTAGCCGTGCTGACCACCATCCACTCCAACTCCTGCGAGGCCACCTACCGAAGAATGGTGTCTCTCTGCAAACGCGCCGTGGATATGTCCGACCAGACCCTCATGGACTATGTGACGGAAGCCTATCCCATCGTCGTGTTCTGCAAGCAGCTCGAAAACAAGCAGCGCCGTATGATGGAGATTCAGGAATGCGAGATACTGCCGGACGGCACAAGGCGCTACCGCCCGCTGTTCCAGTATGTCATCACTGAAAACCGCATGGAGGACGGAAAATTCATCATCGAGGGCCACCATGAGCAGATCAATACCATCTCGGACAGCCTTGCCAAGCGGCTGCTGGAAAACGGTATGCCCCAGGCGGTCATCGAGAGCCTACGGGGAAAGGAGGCGCAAAGCGCATGA
- a CDS encoding ParA family protein codes for MLNFKKKSIFTRQSAREDAQPEQEPQSGILAVWGSPGSGKTVTAVKIAKHLADRKKNVVLLLCDMTAPMLPCVCPPSDLESEHSLGSILAATHVTEALIKHNLVTLKKNSYLTILGMRKGENEYTYPPYEQLQAQELMDGLREIAPCVVVDCGSYIANDILSAVALMEADNVLRLANADLKSVSYLSSQLPLLRDSKWDADKQYKVASNVKPQQAGEQIGQALGSVAFTLIHSQELEEQYLAGNLLADLSLKDSRLFRREIEKIAKEVFGC; via the coding sequence ATGCTGAATTTCAAGAAAAAGAGCATCTTCACCCGCCAGTCTGCCAGGGAAGATGCCCAGCCGGAGCAGGAGCCTCAGAGCGGCATTCTTGCCGTTTGGGGCTCTCCCGGCAGCGGAAAGACGGTCACCGCCGTGAAGATTGCAAAGCATCTTGCGGACCGGAAGAAAAACGTGGTGCTTCTGCTCTGTGATATGACCGCGCCCATGCTTCCCTGTGTCTGCCCGCCCTCCGATTTGGAGAGTGAGCATTCGCTGGGCAGTATCCTTGCCGCTACCCATGTAACCGAAGCTCTCATCAAGCACAACCTGGTTACCCTGAAGAAAAACAGCTACCTGACCATCCTTGGAATGCGAAAGGGCGAGAACGAGTACACCTATCCGCCCTATGAGCAGCTACAGGCACAGGAGCTGATGGACGGACTGCGGGAAATTGCTCCATGCGTGGTGGTGGACTGCGGCAGCTATATTGCCAATGACATCCTCTCCGCCGTGGCGCTCATGGAGGCAGACAACGTCCTGCGCCTTGCCAATGCAGACCTAAAGTCTGTGAGCTATCTCTCCAGCCAGCTCCCTCTGCTTCGGGATTCCAAATGGGATGCGGATAAGCAATACAAGGTTGCCAGCAACGTAAAGCCCCAGCAGGCCGGGGAGCAGATCGGGCAGGCGCTGGGCTCGGTAGCCTTTACCCTCATCCACTCTCAAGAGCTGGAGGAACAGTACCTTGCAGGGAATCTGCTGGCTGATTTGTCCCTGAAAGACAGCCGCCTGTTCCGTCGGGAGATTGAAAAAATCGCAAAGGAGGTGTTCGGATGTTAG
- a CDS encoding Flp pilus assembly protein CpaB — protein MSLFKNRTVVGVICILLSLLICFGVTPLFNKSVSQKTEIVRVVKEIKAGDEITKDTVQTVEVGGFGLPDNVIRQSETVIGKYAKADLSIGDYILNTKLSDTPAAENAYLYNLDGTKQAMSVTIKSFANGLSGKLQSGDIVSVIAADYKKQGMTVISAELKYVEVISVTASSGYDANTGEAKSEKDERELPSTVTLLVSPEQSKVLAELEADGKLHLSLVYRGTPANTAKFTEAQDKVIAALYPVEVPQDSSSEPKSQESEESTASETPAESEVQ, from the coding sequence ATGAGTCTTTTTAAGAATCGCACAGTTGTCGGTGTGATCTGTATCCTTTTGTCCCTGCTTATCTGCTTTGGCGTGACGCCGCTGTTCAACAAGTCCGTCAGCCAGAAAACCGAGATTGTCCGCGTGGTCAAGGAAATCAAAGCAGGCGATGAGATCACAAAGGATACGGTCCAGACCGTGGAAGTAGGCGGCTTCGGGCTGCCCGACAACGTCATCCGCCAGAGCGAAACGGTCATCGGCAAGTATGCCAAGGCCGACCTCTCCATCGGTGATTATATCTTGAACACCAAGCTGTCCGACACCCCGGCTGCGGAGAATGCCTACCTTTATAATCTGGACGGTACCAAGCAGGCCATGTCGGTGACCATCAAGAGCTTTGCAAACGGTCTGTCCGGCAAGCTCCAGAGCGGCGATATCGTGTCGGTCATTGCCGCCGACTACAAAAAGCAAGGCATGACCGTCATCTCCGCCGAGCTGAAATATGTGGAGGTCATCAGCGTGACGGCCTCCTCCGGCTATGACGCCAACACCGGCGAGGCCAAATCCGAGAAGGATGAGCGTGAGCTGCCCTCCACCGTAACCTTGCTGGTATCTCCCGAGCAGAGCAAGGTGTTGGCGGAGCTGGAGGCTGACGGCAAGCTCCACCTGTCTCTCGTTTACCGTGGCACGCCTGCCAACACCGCCAAATTTACAGAGGCGCAGGACAAGGTCATTGCCGCCCTGTATCCTGTGGAGGTGCCACAGGACAGCTCCTCTGAACCCAAGTCTCAGGAATCGGAGGAAAGCACTGCATCCGAAACACCCGCAGAAAGCGAGGTGCAGTGA
- a CDS encoding A24 family peptidase, with protein sequence MEANGIAQAVLFSSLLLAASVWDLRKRIIPDSICLLIALAGLIDFSPANFLGVLAALPLLISALYKPDGIGGGDIKLTAAAGIVLGFWGCTAGLALGLMASLFFYFWTQAVRRLRKLKPQKAAQASLPMAPFLSLGFLAVTILNIGGNIL encoded by the coding sequence ATGGAGGCTAATGGCATCGCACAGGCGGTGCTTTTTTCTTCTCTGCTTCTGGCGGCTTCTGTGTGGGACCTCCGCAAACGGATCATCCCGGACAGCATCTGCCTCCTGATTGCACTGGCGGGGCTGATTGATTTCAGCCCCGCCAATTTCTTGGGAGTGCTTGCGGCGCTGCCGCTGCTCATTTCCGCCCTATACAAGCCGGACGGCATTGGCGGCGGGGATATCAAGCTCACTGCCGCCGCAGGCATTGTTTTGGGATTTTGGGGATGCACGGCCGGGTTGGCACTTGGTCTGATGGCATCCCTCTTTTTTTATTTCTGGACCCAAGCCGTCAGAAGGCTTCGTAAACTGAAGCCTCAGAAAGCGGCGCAGGCATCTCTGCCGATGGCGCCGTTTTTGTCCCTCGGCTTTCTTGCCGTAACCATTCTAAATATTGGAGGAAACATCCTATGA
- a CDS encoding DUF6133 family protein, with protein MKSLICKLKNKAATAVVRTRNTLSGNCGEGYIDTAIKILLAVVIGALLLAGLYALFGETVLPTLTQRIKEMFNYGG; from the coding sequence ATGAAATCTCTCATTTGCAAGCTGAAGAACAAGGCTGCCACAGCCGTAGTCAGAACCCGCAACACCCTTTCCGGAAACTGCGGGGAGGGCTACATTGATACGGCCATTAAAATCCTGCTGGCGGTTGTCATCGGCGCTCTGCTTCTGGCAGGTCTTTATGCTTTGTTTGGGGAAACGGTACTGCCGACCTTGACACAGAGAATCAAGGAAATGTTCAACTATGGAGGCTAA
- a CDS encoding S-layer homology domain-containing protein, giving the protein MKEKMKRPLSILLVVCMVIALLAGSAYAVNRYFEDAKGHWAEEAIKILTDKGVISGYPDGLAHPDAIITRGEFAALIARTMELLKTDESEVTIRFTDIAGHWSEQYVEALIIAGIIQKDDFDTKFLPNEPITRMEMIRMLVRAIGKGDHDVACPCVTGFSDDDGLADGDKSCICTGKKYGIVDGYPDGTVKPDGKVTRAEAFEMLVDTEKAKEQIKKEEPPKPPVTPKPEDKPSGGGGSGGGGSSYIPAPQFSFTLPKTAYTADEIEIKPESRYVSGVTWTILKNGLPAELSGLIAGELTAAGGKVKFTQTGSITLIATAKNSRGATVTHEQTVSIYPVVTAAFTLPETAHTDTGVPVELTTENLGSNSVVWSLQKDGAAIDMGQALTGELTAAGGTVLFKDKGSYTLTASITDELGKTVTLKDGITVYPVAEVNLTLPTVSHTDKTAQLKTETKETDGLTLTYTLTRNGESADIGTWIEGDPDHGSIRFKEKGVYVLTASVTDATGRVFAGSVGITVYPVGSAGFYLPEVFHTDKAVVVEAVFGEIGSHTAKWSLLHDGKEVSLTDTAEGTLGNSGGELKFRSKGSYILKAEFIDDGGRSYRYEQGFKVYPVPDLTYGLPKYAHTDTDIVVNTEASELDGLTVEWLVDNTFGFQDWPTYVDGKLSNDGGTIRFKRAGIYELVARVTDDTGRVFLYESKDRCEVLPVLAIGFELPTFAYTDTAIDLRTHGNNNVLPVEWSVSKDGKSIPLSEAFDGSLTPQGGKITFKGDGEYVLTAAMTDYLKRSYSHSESIRILPVVQYAFTMPQTVHYGTEFEVAARDVRHIGSYAVVWTLQKDGNTGQYQGILGNDGGRIVIRDIGTFTLTASITDSSGRVTSHVESITVTNTAPNAPVVDAVPTRTAKDGKFLVNITANATDPDGDAVTLEYADTTADGYYAPGTHTIRVRAKDIAGDYSPWTEKTFTVTNAAPTVTLAVEPTRTVKDGKFLVNINATAADADGDATTLEWENKAADGYYAPGTHIVRVRAMDIAGAYSPWAERSFTITSSAPTVTLTATPTRTANNGKFLVNISATAADLDGDATTLEWENKAADNYYTVGTHTIRVRAKDTTGLYSEWVSKTFSIVNSAPTAPVITRTPGGNSVAPGTLVTIKATSSDPDGDAVTLVWEGRNAETQTYPRGKNVVRVKAVDSAGAESPWAAIVFFVADPNGGGGMVLTGPDSVIMENGLEGATITEYTFTVPPVSGHSGSDFGRVRGYNRLTGQWDQLDYGTTSNGITFTRSLGAGVYTRLEFYYYTNHDCMYNKSNITYSVTYHFE; this is encoded by the coding sequence ATGAAGGAGAAAATGAAAAGACCTCTCAGCATCCTCCTTGTGGTCTGCATGGTGATTGCCCTGCTTGCGGGCAGCGCCTATGCGGTAAACCGATATTTTGAGGATGCCAAAGGCCATTGGGCGGAAGAAGCTATCAAAATCCTCACGGATAAGGGTGTCATCAGCGGCTATCCCGATGGTCTCGCGCACCCCGACGCAATCATTACAAGAGGCGAGTTTGCCGCCCTGATTGCCAGGACTATGGAACTGCTGAAAACGGATGAAAGTGAAGTCACCATTCGCTTTACTGACATTGCCGGACACTGGTCAGAACAGTATGTTGAGGCGCTCATTATTGCAGGAATTATCCAAAAGGACGATTTCGACACGAAGTTCCTGCCGAATGAGCCAATCACCCGCATGGAGATGATCCGAATGCTGGTGAGGGCTATCGGCAAGGGCGACCATGATGTAGCCTGCCCTTGCGTCACCGGGTTTTCCGATGACGATGGACTCGCTGATGGGGATAAATCCTGTATCTGCACAGGCAAAAAGTATGGCATTGTGGATGGTTACCCGGATGGTACAGTAAAGCCGGACGGTAAAGTCACCCGTGCGGAAGCCTTTGAAATGCTGGTGGATACGGAGAAAGCAAAGGAACAGATCAAAAAAGAAGAACCTCCGAAGCCGCCCGTAACACCCAAGCCGGAGGATAAGCCTTCCGGTGGCGGCGGTTCTGGCGGCGGTGGTTCCTCCTATATCCCCGCTCCGCAATTCAGCTTCACATTGCCCAAAACCGCCTACACCGCCGATGAAATTGAGATAAAGCCGGAAAGCCGCTATGTGAGCGGCGTGACATGGACAATTCTTAAAAACGGACTACCCGCCGAGCTTTCCGGGCTGATAGCGGGTGAACTGACCGCTGCAGGCGGCAAGGTGAAATTCACGCAGACCGGCAGCATTACCCTCATTGCCACAGCGAAAAACAGCCGGGGAGCCACGGTGACCCATGAGCAGACGGTAAGCATCTATCCGGTGGTGACGGCAGCATTCACGCTGCCTGAAACCGCCCATACCGATACCGGCGTGCCAGTGGAGCTTACCACGGAGAATCTCGGCTCTAATTCTGTGGTGTGGTCCCTTCAAAAAGATGGGGCTGCCATTGATATGGGGCAAGCCCTTACCGGAGAGCTGACCGCTGCAGGCGGCACAGTGCTGTTCAAGGATAAGGGCAGCTATACGCTCACCGCCTCCATCACCGATGAGCTGGGCAAAACGGTCACTCTCAAAGATGGTATCACGGTCTATCCGGTAGCGGAGGTGAATCTCACTCTGCCGACAGTTTCCCATACCGATAAAACCGCCCAGCTAAAAACAGAAACAAAAGAAACCGATGGGCTCACGCTGACCTACACCCTGACCCGAAACGGAGAATCCGCCGATATCGGCACATGGATCGAAGGAGATCCCGACCATGGCAGCATCCGATTCAAGGAAAAAGGTGTCTATGTGCTGACCGCTTCCGTTACTGATGCTACCGGCAGAGTGTTTGCCGGTAGCGTAGGCATCACGGTCTACCCGGTGGGCTCGGCGGGATTTTACTTGCCCGAAGTCTTCCATACCGACAAAGCGGTTGTGGTGGAAGCGGTGTTCGGAGAGATCGGCAGCCATACTGCCAAATGGTCCCTGCTGCATGACGGCAAGGAGGTATCCCTCACCGATACGGCGGAGGGTACGCTGGGCAACAGCGGCGGCGAGCTGAAGTTCCGCTCCAAGGGCAGCTATATCCTGAAAGCGGAGTTCATCGATGATGGCGGCAGGAGTTACCGCTATGAGCAGGGCTTCAAGGTTTATCCCGTGCCCGACCTTACCTACGGCCTGCCAAAATACGCCCATACCGACACCGATATCGTGGTCAATACCGAAGCCTCCGAGCTGGACGGCCTCACCGTCGAATGGTTGGTGGACAACACCTTCGGCTTTCAGGATTGGCCGACTTACGTGGACGGAAAGCTCTCGAATGACGGCGGTACCATCCGTTTCAAAAGAGCGGGCATCTATGAGCTGGTGGCGCGAGTCACCGATGATACCGGCCGTGTCTTTCTGTACGAAAGCAAGGATAGGTGCGAGGTGCTTCCCGTGCTGGCTATCGGCTTCGAGCTTCCCACTTTTGCCTACACCGATACCGCCATTGACCTCAGAACCCATGGCAACAACAATGTTTTGCCTGTGGAGTGGTCCGTCAGCAAGGACGGCAAGAGCATCCCGCTCTCCGAGGCGTTTGACGGCAGCCTCACCCCCCAGGGTGGCAAGATTACCTTTAAGGGCGACGGCGAGTATGTTCTCACCGCAGCCATGACCGACTATCTGAAACGCAGTTATTCCCACAGCGAAAGCATCCGCATCCTGCCGGTGGTGCAGTATGCTTTCACCATGCCGCAGACCGTTCACTACGGTACGGAGTTTGAGGTTGCCGCAAGGGATGTTCGGCATATCGGCAGCTATGCCGTGGTCTGGACACTTCAAAAGGATGGCAATACCGGGCAGTATCAAGGAATCCTGGGCAATGACGGCGGTAGAATTGTCATCCGTGACATCGGCACTTTTACGCTGACCGCTTCCATCACCGACAGTTCAGGACGTGTAACCTCCCATGTGGAGAGTATTACGGTAACCAATACGGCGCCGAATGCCCCTGTGGTAGATGCTGTTCCTACCCGCACCGCCAAGGATGGCAAGTTCCTTGTCAATATCACCGCCAATGCCACAGATCCCGATGGGGATGCGGTGACCTTGGAGTATGCGGACACTACGGCTGACGGCTACTATGCGCCGGGTACCCACACCATCCGTGTCAGGGCAAAGGATATCGCCGGGGATTACTCTCCCTGGACCGAGAAAACTTTCACCGTGACCAATGCAGCTCCCACGGTTACCTTGGCGGTTGAACCGACCCGTACTGTCAAGGATGGCAAGTTCCTCGTCAATATCAATGCCACAGCCGCCGATGCGGACGGCGACGCCACTACGCTGGAGTGGGAAAACAAGGCGGCCGATGGCTACTATGCCCCCGGTACTCACATCGTCCGTGTCAGGGCAATGGATATTGCCGGGGCATATTCTCCTTGGGCTGAGAGGTCCTTCACCATTACCAGCTCGGCGCCTACGGTCACGTTGACCGCAACCCCCACCCGAACAGCGAATAACGGCAAATTCCTTGTCAATATCAGCGCAACAGCCGCTGACTTGGACGGCGATGCAACCACTCTGGAGTGGGAAAACAAGGCGGCTGACAACTACTATACCGTTGGCACGCACACCATTCGTGTTCGCGCCAAAGATACTACCGGGCTGTATTCGGAGTGGGTATCCAAAACATTCAGCATCGTAAACTCCGCACCGACTGCGCCGGTCATTACCCGAACCCCAGGCGGCAACAGCGTAGCACCGGGAACGCTGGTCACCATTAAGGCAACCAGCTCCGACCCCGATGGCGATGCTGTCACCCTTGTCTGGGAGGGCCGAAATGCTGAAACACAGACCTATCCCCGTGGAAAAAATGTGGTCCGCGTCAAAGCGGTGGACTCCGCAGGCGCTGAATCGCCCTGGGCTGCCATTGTGTTCTTTGTGGCTGACCCTAACGGCGGCGGTGGGATGGTATTAACAGGTCCTGACTCCGTCATCATGGAAAACGGGCTCGAAGGCGCCACCATCACGGAATATACCTTTACGGTGCCGCCTGTAAGTGGTCACAGCGGCTCTGACTTTGGCAGGGTACGTGGATACAACAGGCTGACCGGTCAGTGGGATCAGCTTGACTACGGTACCACCAGCAACGGCATCACCTTCACCCGCAGCCTTGGCGCCGGGGTGTACACAAGGCTGGAATTCTATTATTACACCAATCACGACTGCATGTATAACAAGAGCAACATCACGTATTCCGTAACCTATCATTTCGAGTAA
- a CDS encoding SpoVG family protein: MPKNTTPAVPKYDVKIHSIRPEGSCKATASVNIYGDFAVRGIKIMDSSKGLFVSMPSYKAGNGEYKDICFPCTKEAKAEFDKAVIGAYQQALTQGQAAAQKQESPEPQQEQSQPVMGGM; encoded by the coding sequence ATGCCTAAGAATACAACACCGGCTGTCCCCAAGTACGATGTGAAAATCCATTCCATCCGCCCGGAGGGAAGCTGCAAGGCCACCGCCTCGGTTAACATCTACGGCGATTTTGCCGTGCGGGGCATCAAGATTATGGACAGCTCCAAGGGGCTGTTTGTCTCCATGCCCAGCTATAAAGCCGGAAACGGTGAGTACAAGGATATCTGCTTCCCTTGCACCAAAGAAGCCAAAGCGGAATTTGATAAGGCGGTCATCGGCGCCTACCAGCAGGCACTTACCCAGGGGCAGGCCGCCGCACAGAAACAGGAATCACCCGAACCCCAGCAGGAGCAAAGCCAGCCTGTCATGGGTGGGATGTAG
- a CDS encoding DUF6133 family protein, which translates to MVHVIKKVKAAVSHKLTAAKDTAVRLAFRGRRILSESAGEGYIDTAIKILLAVVIGALLLAGLYALFGETVLPTLTQRIKEMFNYAG; encoded by the coding sequence ATGGTTCATGTTATCAAAAAAGTAAAAGCTGCGGTTTCTCATAAGCTAACGGCGGCAAAGGACACCGCCGTCAGACTTGCATTCCGCGGCAGGCGCATTCTCTCTGAGAGTGCCGGGGAGGGCTACATCGACACAGCCATTAAAATCCTGCTGGCCGTTGTCATCGGCGCCCTGCTCCTTGCAGGGCTCTACGCACTGTTTGGCGAAACCGTGCTGCCGACTCTGACGCAGAGAATCAAGGAGATGTTCAACTACGCCGGTTAA